The Haliotis asinina isolate JCU_RB_2024 chromosome 3, JCU_Hal_asi_v2, whole genome shotgun sequence genome segment ATCTTTATACCCTTTTGTTGCTGCCATCATCACGGGTGTCATTCTCTTCCagcctctactgttgatgtccaccaTGTTGTGTGCAAGGACGTACTTCACCACCTCCACATCTCCACCACGACAGGCAAAATGAAGGATAGTGTTTTTACTTGCACCCCGGAGTAACACATTAGCCCCTTTTCTCACAAGAGACTCCACCACATCCCTATGGCCTGTTCttgctgccatcatcacaggtGTCATTCTCTTCCAGCCTCTACTGTCGATGttcaccatgttctctgataaGATATACTTCACCACCTCCACATCTCCACCACGACAGGCAAAATGGAGGACATTGTTACCTTTGTTATCATGGAGCGACACATTGGCCCCTTGACCCACAAGTAACTCCACCACGTTCCTGTGTCCATTCTCTGCAGCCAGCATAAGTGGTGTTCCCCCACATAATACCTTTCCATTGATGTCATGTTTATGAAGTGAAAGGACATATTTCACCAGCGCCACATCTCCTCCCTGGCAGACAGAGTGAAGGAGGTTGAAACCGAAGTCATCTACAACTGACACACTAGCTCCATTACTCACGAGTAGGTGAACTATGTCTGTATGTCCTTGACCAGCTGCCAACAATAACACCGGTGT includes the following:
- the LOC137279136 gene encoding ankyrin repeat domain-containing protein 50-like — encoded protein: TSFCDLHGASKTGDLGKVKDILSEGRADIDCKEWKSRTPVLLLAAGQGHTDIVHLLVSNGASVSVVDDFGFNLLHSVCQGGDVALVKYVLSLHKHDINGKVLCGGTPLMLAAENGHRNVVELLVGQGANVSLHDNKGNNVLHFACRGGDVEVVKYILSENMVNIDSRGWKRMTPVMMAARTGHRDVVESLVRKGANVLLRGASKNTILHFACRGGDVEVVKYVLAHNMVDINSRGWKRMTPVMMAATKGYKDVVELLVRKGANVTLQG